From the genome of Atribacterota bacterium:
TCCGATTCCATTTACGTTCGAGAGGAATTTCGCCGTCAGCGTATTGGTTATGAGTTGTTAAGTTATCTCCTGGAAGAGGCCAAGGGTTTGGGTTACCATTCGGTTGTAGCCTTTATAGCTCGAGAGAATATCCCCAGCATCAGGCTTCACGAAAAGTTAGGATTCGAATTACGGGGTATCCTGAAAGAAGTGGGGTTTAAGTTCCAAAAGTGGGTGGATATATGCATTTACCAGAAAATGATATCACCCTTCGACTGAGGGGGAATTTCTCTTGAAAAACCGGGAAATCCTGGAAAAAAAGTTTTCCAAAAGAGAGGTCAAACGCCGACCTGGCAAGGAAGGAAAAGAGCTATTCTATATTGAGACTCCATCGGTCATTAAACGCCTGAATGAAGCCTTCGATGGAGAATGGTCGTTTGAAATCAAAGAAAAGGAAATTGACCTCACCAGGGGTTATGTCTGGGTTTTAGGAAGGTTAACCTGCGGAAACCTGGTCAAGGAACAGTTCGGGTTTAAATCGTTTTCGCCAAACCACGAAAAAAACGTTCCTGATTTC
Proteins encoded in this window:
- a CDS encoding Rad52/Rad22 family DNA repair protein; the encoded protein is MKNREILEKKFSKREVKRRPGKEGKELFYIETPSVIKRLNEAFDGEWSFEIKEKEIDLTRGYVWVLGRLTCGNLVKEQFGFKSFSPNHEKNVPDFGDDLKAAASDALKKCATLLGVGLYLYEEEEVPLTRPASEKQKQFIRNLAKVKGKTVSEEVLARLTFEEASKLIDQLKSEESD